One genomic region from Thiohalorhabdus denitrificans encodes:
- a CDS encoding succinate dehydrogenase iron-sulfur subunit translates to MRFQIYRYDPERDEQPRLQEYEIEPPGPMLLDALEALKERADPTLTFRRSCREGVCGSDAMNINGRNGLACITPLEGLREPVTLRPLPGQPVIRDLVVDLEQFYAQYRAVQPYLQNDEPRPEHERLQSPAERARLDGLYECILCACCTTACPSFWWNPDRFLGPAALLQAQRFIADSRDTATEERLSQLDDVFKLYRCRTIMNCTEVCPKGLSPSTAIAEIKRALFRRET, encoded by the coding sequence GTGCGCTTTCAGATCTACCGCTACGACCCCGAGCGCGACGAGCAGCCGCGCCTGCAGGAATACGAGATCGAGCCGCCCGGGCCCATGCTCCTGGACGCCCTGGAGGCCCTCAAGGAGCGGGCCGATCCCACGCTGACCTTCCGCCGCTCCTGTCGGGAGGGGGTTTGCGGGTCGGACGCCATGAACATCAACGGCCGCAACGGGCTGGCCTGCATCACCCCCCTGGAGGGCCTCCGCGAGCCGGTGACCCTGCGGCCCCTTCCGGGGCAGCCGGTGATCCGCGACCTGGTGGTGGATCTGGAGCAGTTCTACGCCCAGTACCGGGCGGTGCAGCCCTACTTGCAGAACGACGAGCCCCGGCCGGAGCATGAGCGGCTGCAGAGCCCGGCGGAGCGGGCCCGGTTGGACGGCCTCTACGAATGCATCCTGTGCGCCTGCTGCACCACCGCCTGTCCCTCCTTCTGGTGGAATCCCGATCGCTTCCTGGGGCCGGCGGCCCTGCTGCAGGCCCAGCGGTTCATCGCGGACAGCCGGGATACGGCGACGGAGGAGCGGTTGAGCCAGCTGGACGACGTGTTCAAGCTGTATCGCTGCCGGACCATCATGAACTGCACCGAGGTCTGCCCCAAGGGACTGAGCCCCTCGACCGCCATCGCAGAGATCAAGCGGGCCCTGTTCCGGCGGGA